In Gorilla gorilla gorilla isolate KB3781 chromosome 12, NHGRI_mGorGor1-v2.1_pri, whole genome shotgun sequence, the following are encoded in one genomic region:
- the LOC109028905 gene encoding alpha/beta hydrolase domain-containing protein 17A-like, whose translation MNGLSLSELCCLFCCPPCPGHIAAKLAFLLPEATYSLVPEPEPGPGGARAAPLGTLQASSGSPGRWKLHLTERADFQYSQRELDTIEVFPTKSARGNRVSCMYVRCVPGARYTVLFSHGNAVDLGQMSSFYIGLGSRLHCNIFSYHYSGYGASSGRPSERNLYADIDAAWQALRTRYGISPDSIILYGQSIGTVPTVDLASRYECAAVVLHSPLTSGMRVAFPDTKTYCFDAFPNIEKVSKITSPVLIIHGTEDEVIDFSHGLALYERCPKAVEPLWVEGAGHNDIELYSQYLERLRRFISQELPSQRA comes from the exons ATGAACGGGCTGTCGCTGAGTGAGCTCTGCTGCCTCTTCTGCTGCCCGCCCTGCCCCGGCCACATCGCTGCCAAGCTCGCCTTCCTGCTGCCGGAGGCCACCTACTCCCTGGTGCCTGAGCCCGAGCCGGGGCCCGGTGGGGCCAGGGCCGCCCCCTTGGGGACCCTGCAGGCCTCCTCGGGCTCACCCGGGCGCTGGAAGCTGCACCTGACGGAGCGTGCCGACTTCCAGTACAGCCAGCGCGAGCTGGACACCATCGAGGTCTTCCCCACCAAGAGCGCCCGTGGCAACCGCGTCTCCTGCATGTATGTTCGCTGCGTGCCTGGTGCCAGGTACACGGTCCTCTTCTCGCACGGCAATGCCGTGGACCTGGGCCAGATGAGCAGCTTCTACATTGGCCTAGGCTCCCGCCTCCACTGCAACATCTTCTCCTACCACTACTCTGGCTATGGTGCCAGCTCGGGCAGGCCTTCCGAGAGGAACCTCTATGCCGACATCGACGCCGCCTGGCAGGCCCTGCGCACCAG GTACGGCATCAGCCCGGACAGCATCATCCTGTACGGGCAGAGCATCGGCACGGTGCCCACCGTGGACCTGGCCTCGCGCTACGAGTGTGCCGCGGTGGTGCTGCACTCGCCGCTCACCTCCGGCATGCGCGTCGCCTTCCCCGACACCAAGACCTACTGCTTTGACGCCTTCCCTAA CATCGAGAAGGTGTCCAAGATCACGTCGCCCGTGCTCATCATCCACGGCACGGAGGACGAGGTGATCGACTTCTCGCACGGGCTGGCGCTCTACGAGCGCTGCCCCAAGGCGGTGGAGCCGCTGTGGGTGGAGGGCGCCGGGCACAACGACATCGAGCTCTACAGCCAGTACCTGGAGCGTCTGCGTCGCTTCATCTCCCAGGAGCTGCCCAGCCAGCGCGCCTAG